The DNA region TTCATCTAAAATACGTTTTGATTCAACTTTAGCATTATGAACATAAACTTCAGCAACTTTTTCTGCTTTAATTTTTGCTTGAGTAATAATTTGATCTGCTTGTGTATGAGCATTTTTTAAACTTGCATTTGCATCATTTAATCTTGCGATACTATCTTCTTTATTTTTAATAGAATCGTCAATATTATTTTGAATAAAATCTTGACGATCTTTCATTAATTTCTTTATAGGTTTATAAACAAAGTAGAATAATGATATAAAAACAATTATAAAAGCAATAATAGTCGCTATCATCATCGGTATACTTGGAAATAAACCTTTAAAAAGTTCTTCAAATTTTGTTCCAAATTGTTGGCTCACACTTGAAGATGAACTAGCTTCATTAAAATAAATCATTATTTTCTCTTTAATTATTTAGCAAATAA from Mycoplasmopsis canis PG 14 includes:
- the atpF gene encoding F0F1 ATP synthase subunit B, whose product is MIYFNEASSSSSVSQQFGTKFEELFKGLFPSIPMMIATIIAFIIVFISLFYFVYKPIKKLMKDRQDFIQNNIDDSIKNKEDSIARLNDANASLKNAHTQADQIITQAKIKAEKVAEVYVHNAKVESKRILDETAVDIANQQRQFDFNSKKYVVQIATEMAKKILKKEISKETQDSLILEYLNSDKTVEEL